In one bacterium genomic region, the following are encoded:
- the sppA gene encoding signal peptide peptidase SppA codes for MIKRFLKFLLRTVLSFFMLLILFIVITAWTMGPKVKDNSALILDLAGPLPEEGPRDWKTKLLIGDILTMRGVLRSLEKAKTDDRIKALIVNSTFASMGPGKAQELRAAIKKFAAASKKPVYGFVEDGGTIDYYICSAAPKLYLPPESDSWFTLIGIRAELPFYKGTFDKIGVEAQMDHVGMYKSGSESYTRESMSEPDRKQTNELLESLYQRITQDIATDRKLTPEVVRALVDQSPLISTELKATGLVDDLLYRDQLESMIKKNLKLNELHGVSILEYQKPSFRDLLDERPEKIALIYATGTIIPGESYRGFGEEFLGSGTVSESFKHAREDSNVKAIVFRVDSPGGSPSASDVIWREVQITAKKKPVIVSMSDVAASGGYYVSMAGTKIFADPSTITGSIGVYGGKFYLKGLYDKIGMKKEIVKRGKHADLFSDYVPFGEEEWKIIRKHMVDTYDTFTRKAAEGRKKTQQQIDSIGQGRVWTGDQALSIGLIDKIGGLVDAVEEAKKLAGIKDFSYAIYPSNRAGGFAEMISEESFSLPSGFELKQFWALARVAEKEPVLLLMPYRIFVD; via the coding sequence ATGATCAAACGGTTTCTCAAGTTCCTGCTCCGGACGGTGCTCTCTTTCTTCATGCTTTTGATTCTGTTCATTGTGATTACCGCCTGGACTATGGGGCCAAAGGTCAAAGATAACAGCGCGCTGATACTGGATCTTGCCGGTCCGCTGCCGGAAGAAGGACCTCGGGACTGGAAAACCAAACTGTTGATCGGCGACATTCTCACGATGCGAGGGGTTTTGCGGTCTCTTGAAAAAGCAAAAACGGATGATCGGATCAAGGCCCTGATCGTGAATTCAACTTTTGCAAGCATGGGTCCTGGAAAAGCCCAGGAGCTTCGGGCTGCAATCAAAAAATTTGCTGCGGCATCGAAAAAGCCGGTTTATGGATTCGTTGAAGATGGCGGCACAATCGACTACTACATCTGTTCCGCTGCGCCAAAACTGTATCTACCGCCGGAAAGTGATAGCTGGTTTACTTTGATTGGCATTCGGGCCGAACTCCCTTTTTACAAAGGGACTTTCGATAAGATTGGCGTGGAAGCGCAAATGGATCATGTTGGTATGTATAAAAGTGGAAGTGAAAGTTACACTCGCGAAAGCATGTCTGAACCGGATCGCAAACAGACCAATGAATTGTTGGAGTCTCTTTATCAGCGCATCACTCAAGACATTGCCACAGATCGCAAACTTACTCCCGAAGTGGTTCGAGCGCTGGTGGATCAAAGTCCGCTGATCAGCACCGAATTGAAAGCCACGGGACTTGTGGACGATTTGCTGTATCGCGATCAACTGGAAAGCATGATCAAAAAGAATCTGAAGCTGAACGAGCTTCATGGGGTTTCCATTCTGGAATATCAGAAGCCTTCCTTTCGCGACTTGCTGGATGAAAGACCGGAGAAGATTGCGCTGATTTACGCAACCGGCACGATCATTCCCGGTGAATCGTATCGCGGTTTTGGTGAGGAGTTTCTAGGCTCAGGTACTGTAAGCGAGTCGTTTAAACACGCGCGCGAAGATTCGAATGTGAAAGCAATTGTGTTTCGTGTAGATTCGCCGGGCGGTTCCCCTTCCGCTTCAGACGTTATCTGGCGCGAAGTGCAAATCACGGCGAAAAAGAAGCCGGTTATCGTATCCATGTCCGATGTGGCCGCCAGCGGAGGGTATTACGTCTCCATGGCCGGAACCAAAATCTTTGCGGATCCATCCACCATCACCGGTTCGATCGGAGTTTACGGTGGAAAGTTTTATCTGAAGGGCCTGTATGACAAAATCGGCATGAAAAAAGAAATCGTGAAACGGGGAAAACATGCCGATCTATTCAGCGATTACGTTCCCTTTGGCGAAGAAGAGTGGAAGATCATCCGGAAACATATGGTGGACACTTACGACACGTTCACCCGCAAGGCGGCAGAAGGGAGAAAAAAGACACAACAGCAAATCGATTCCATCGGACAGGGCCGCGTCTGGACAGGCGACCAGGCGCTGTCAATCGGCTTGATTGATAAAATCGGTGGTTTAGTGGACGCCGTCGAAGAGGCGAAGAAGCTTGCCGGGATCAAAGACTTCAGCTATGCAATTTACCCTTCGAATCGAGCAGGAGGATTTGCGGAAATGATCTCCGAAGAGAGCTTTTCTCTCCCGTCCGGTTTTGAGCTAAAACAATTTTGGGCGCTGGCACGCGTTGCAGAAAAAGAACCTGTGCTATTATTAATGCCCTATCGAATCTTCGTCGATTGA
- a CDS encoding branched-chain amino acid transaminase, with product MDPHEQVSSRSLANAYAYVEGKFVPLLDAKISIMTHAFLYGSAIFEGIRGYYNPEHDDVYILRLADHYTRMRNNGRILMMDMEQTAQQLADLTVEIVRKCGYHEDIYIRPMAYKSAQRIGLRWDQQHEFLVFAVPMGSYLTKERPLNLMVSSWRRIQDNAIPPRAKVSGSYVNVSLAAAEAREGGFDEGILLNEDGTVSEAAGMNIFIVRSGTLITTPVYDNVLEGITRSAVFEIAQELKIPCEERTINRSELYFCDEVFLCGTGAEISGVGFIDRRKIGNGETGPITKKIQDVYFQAVRGNIPQYKKWLTPVWNR from the coding sequence ATGGATCCACACGAACAAGTTAGTTCTCGATCTCTGGCAAACGCCTACGCGTATGTTGAAGGCAAGTTTGTCCCTTTGCTCGATGCAAAAATCAGCATTATGACTCATGCCTTCCTCTACGGTTCGGCGATTTTTGAAGGCATCCGCGGATACTACAATCCCGAACACGACGATGTTTACATTCTCCGATTAGCCGATCACTACACGCGAATGAGGAACAATGGCCGAATCCTGATGATGGACATGGAACAAACTGCTCAACAACTAGCCGATCTGACCGTAGAAATAGTTCGTAAATGCGGATATCACGAAGACATTTACATTCGCCCGATGGCTTACAAATCGGCGCAGCGGATCGGTTTGAGATGGGATCAACAACACGAATTTCTGGTATTTGCGGTCCCAATGGGCTCTTACTTAACTAAAGAGAGACCGTTGAATTTGATGGTTTCATCCTGGCGTCGCATTCAAGACAATGCAATTCCGCCACGCGCGAAGGTTTCCGGCAGCTATGTAAATGTTTCGTTGGCGGCTGCTGAAGCTCGTGAAGGAGGCTTTGACGAAGGAATCCTGTTAAATGAAGACGGGACTGTTTCCGAGGCGGCCGGCATGAATATTTTTATTGTTCGCAGCGGCACACTCATCACCACGCCTGTTTACGATAATGTCTTAGAAGGCATCACGCGGTCGGCGGTGTTCGAAATTGCGCAGGAACTCAAGATTCCCTGCGAAGAACGCACTATAAATCGCAGTGAATTGTACTTTTGTGACGAAGTCTTTCTTTGTGGCACGGGCGCAGAAATCTCCGGAGTCGGTTTCATCGACCGGCGCAAAATCGGAAACGGAGAGACCGGGCCGATTACCAAAAAGATTCAGGATGTCTATTTCCAGGCCGTGAGAGGCAATATCCCGCAATATAAAAAGTGGCTTACACCGGTCTGGAATCGCTAA